Proteins encoded by one window of Arcobacter sp. LA11:
- a CDS encoding hydrolase, whose protein sequence is MKIKAENCVFVQVDVQERLFPFISNKEELEKNLITLVKGLQLHEIPFIINEQYKKGIGETIPSLRELVDEYPHFEKTTFSCCGNEDGLAAIKATGKKFVILAGIETHVCVLQTALDLLEEGLQPVLVTDCVNSRKQSDKDMAIQRLIQAGVIPTTYESLLFELTVNAKHPVFKEISKLVK, encoded by the coding sequence ATGAAAATCAAAGCAGAAAATTGTGTATTTGTTCAAGTAGATGTTCAAGAAAGACTTTTCCCATTTATATCAAACAAAGAAGAATTAGAAAAAAATTTAATTACTTTAGTAAAAGGTTTACAGTTACATGAAATACCTTTTATTATTAATGAACAGTATAAAAAAGGTATTGGAGAAACAATTCCTAGTTTAAGAGAACTTGTTGATGAATATCCTCATTTTGAAAAAACAACTTTTTCTTGTTGTGGAAATGAAGATGGCTTAGCTGCAATTAAAGCAACTGGTAAAAAGTTTGTAATCTTAGCTGGAATAGAAACTCATGTATGTGTTCTTCAAACTGCACTTGATTTATTAGAAGAGGGTTTACAACCAGTACTTGTTACAGATTGTGTTAATTCAAGAAAACAGAGTGATAAAGATATGGCAATTCAAAGACTTATTCAAGCTGGTGTTATTCCAACTACATATGAGTCACTTCTTTTTGAACTAACAGTAAATGCAAAACATCCTGTATTTAAAGAGATTTCAAAACTTGTAAAATAG